In Nicotiana tabacum cultivar K326 chromosome 2, ASM71507v2, whole genome shotgun sequence, the following proteins share a genomic window:
- the LOC107774947 gene encoding uncharacterized protein LOC107774947 produces the protein MASSMKSSLILFFTCSLFLQVALGEIICENLPTNVCAFSIASSGKRCLLEKSALEDGKSEYQCKTSEVIVGNMREYIETDECVNACGVDRNSIGISSDSLLEAQFTSKLCSPDCYHKCPNVVDLYFNLAAGEGVYLPDLCKKQRTNPHRAMIELQSSGAAEDVADAPAPSPLSF, from the exons atggcCTCTTCAATGAAATCATCTTTGAttcttttctttacctgttcCCTTTTCCTCCAAGTTGCTCTTG GGGAGATCATATGTGAGAATTTGCCAACAAATGTTTGTGCATTCTCAATTGCATCATCTGGGAAGAGGTGTTTGTTAGAGAAATCAGCATTAGAAGATGGGAAAAGTGAGTACCAATGCAAGACATCAGAGGTGATAGTTGGaaacatgagggaatacattGAGACAGATGAATGTGTGAATGCATGTGGAGTTGATAGAAACTCTATTGGAATTTCTTCTGATTCTTTGCTTGAGGCTCAGTTTACCTCTAAGCTCTGCTCCCCTGATTGCTACCACAAATGCCCCAATGTTGTTGACCTTTACTTCAACTTGGCTGCCGGAGAAG GAGTGTACTTGCCAGACCTATGCAAGAAGCAGAGGACCAACCCACACCGTGCCATGATTGAGTTGCAAAGCAGTGGAGCTGCTGAAGATGTTGCTGATGCTCCTGCTCCTTCTCCTCTTTCTTTCTAA